A region from the Pontixanthobacter aestiaquae genome encodes:
- a CDS encoding lipase family protein: MIRNIAVLVGALALSGCITPLPDLTQSRSPCRSEPGGWCGFVREAAVESYAYAMLSSNAYKDDDTYTRLPLAFVERKAADNDESGLAYSVFDKYEMRGSERGKLIARVLAFRGTEAGSTSDIFSGSLGDGQRNGARMVYDAERAQLDAELLQTVPLQVTGHSLGGALATQISIENPQVRAYVFNTSPFFSGDPMANAMDRLAVSERGEFLRVLRRYKASPAADVLVINCNPSAGTGAKHSIRKLADCLTWIAAYDDPAAYAALEPNDIQKPEVECGDANKLHPGPVTGQQPLCVHAVRAEDKDVSN; this comes from the coding sequence ATGATCCGCAACATTGCGGTGCTGGTGGGCGCTTTGGCGCTCAGTGGCTGCATCACGCCTCTTCCGGACCTGACCCAATCGCGCAGTCCGTGCCGGAGCGAACCGGGCGGCTGGTGCGGTTTCGTGCGGGAGGCTGCGGTGGAGAGCTACGCCTATGCGATGCTCAGCTCCAATGCTTACAAGGACGATGATACCTACACGCGGCTGCCTCTGGCCTTTGTGGAGCGTAAGGCGGCGGATAATGATGAGAGCGGTCTCGCTTATTCGGTGTTCGACAAATACGAAATGCGCGGCAGCGAGCGCGGCAAGCTGATCGCCAGAGTGCTCGCATTTCGCGGGACCGAAGCCGGCTCCACGTCAGATATTTTCTCCGGATCGTTGGGCGATGGCCAGCGCAACGGTGCGCGCATGGTTTACGATGCTGAGCGGGCGCAACTCGATGCGGAATTGCTCCAGACGGTGCCGCTCCAAGTCACCGGCCATTCGCTGGGCGGCGCGCTGGCAACGCAGATATCTATCGAGAACCCGCAGGTCCGGGCCTATGTGTTTAACACCTCGCCCTTTTTCAGCGGCGATCCGATGGCCAATGCTATGGACCGACTTGCGGTATCCGAACGCGGCGAGTTCCTGCGCGTCCTGCGGCGATACAAAGCGTCCCCTGCTGCCGATGTTCTGGTGATTAACTGCAATCCGTCAGCCGGAACAGGTGCCAAGCACAGCATTCGGAAACTTGCCGATTGCCTGACATGGATTGCAGCCTACGATGATCCGGCCGCCTATGCTGCGCTGGAGCCGAACGACATCCAAAAGCCCGAAGTGGAATGCGGTGACGCGAACAAGCTGCATCCGGGTCCTGTCACAGGGCAACAGCCGCTATGTGTGCATGCGGTCCGGGCTGAAGACAAAGACGTCTCGAACTAA
- a CDS encoding Fur family transcriptional regulator has translation MQQRIDLEQLCAERGLRITEQRRVIARVLSESDDHPDVELLHERASAIDSKISIATVYRTVRLFEEAGILDRHDFGDGRARYEAAPEAHHDHLIDVESGDVVEFVDPELEALQKTIAEKLGYRLVDHRMELYGVKLGRAKDSEA, from the coding sequence GTGCAGCAACGGATCGATCTGGAACAACTTTGCGCAGAGCGTGGGCTTCGCATTACCGAGCAGCGGCGCGTGATCGCCCGTGTGCTGTCCGAAAGCGATGACCATCCCGATGTTGAATTGCTGCATGAACGCGCTTCCGCCATCGATTCTAAGATCTCGATTGCAACCGTTTACCGGACAGTCCGACTGTTCGAAGAAGCTGGCATTCTCGATCGTCACGATTTCGGCGATGGCCGTGCGCGTTATGAAGCCGCTCCCGAGGCGCATCACGACCATTTGATTGATGTGGAAAGCGGCGACGTGGTCGAATTTGTCGATCCAGAACTGGAAGCCCTGCAGAAAACGATTGCCGAAAAACTCGGCTATCGTCTCGTTGATCACCGGATGGAATTGTACGGCGTAAAACTGGGGCGGGCTAAGGATAGCGAGGCTTGA
- a CDS encoding hemolysin family protein, translated as MPDIDNSAGDADSRSGLWPAIRKFLGADGGDRSLRAQLEEKIDEHEDENPNDDEQTPTNGDLSGVERQMLRNLLHFSEHDADDVSVPRGEIVAVSADASWDDLIESFSENGHSRMPVYRGQLDSVIGMIHIKDVFPFLAKATPPPADWTTLMRQPLYVPQARSAIDVLADMRSARMHLAIVLDEFSGTDGIITIEDLVEEIVGEIEDEHDDLPEELITPIGEGMWDCDARAELDDVADMVDKRLAEVEESVDTLGGLAFVLAEQVPTVGTVVEHPSGWRIEITAADETHVKRMRLHPPAESADEGNGK; from the coding sequence ATGCCCGACATCGATAATTCCGCCGGAGACGCGGACAGTAGAAGCGGGCTGTGGCCCGCGATTCGAAAATTCCTTGGTGCCGATGGCGGCGATCGCTCCCTGCGCGCGCAGTTGGAAGAGAAGATCGACGAGCATGAGGATGAAAATCCAAATGACGACGAGCAAACGCCGACCAATGGCGACTTGTCTGGTGTCGAGCGGCAAATGCTGCGCAACCTCCTCCATTTCAGCGAGCATGACGCAGATGACGTGTCCGTCCCGCGCGGAGAGATTGTTGCGGTGTCGGCGGATGCCAGCTGGGACGATTTGATCGAGAGCTTTTCCGAGAACGGCCATTCGAGGATGCCCGTATATCGCGGGCAACTCGATTCTGTAATCGGGATGATCCACATCAAGGACGTATTCCCGTTTCTGGCAAAGGCCACACCTCCGCCGGCTGATTGGACTACGCTGATGCGTCAACCTCTGTACGTGCCGCAAGCACGCAGCGCTATTGATGTGCTTGCGGACATGCGTTCTGCCCGAATGCATCTGGCGATTGTGCTCGACGAGTTTTCCGGCACTGATGGCATCATCACGATCGAGGATCTGGTCGAGGAAATCGTCGGCGAGATCGAAGACGAGCATGATGATTTGCCCGAAGAGCTAATCACGCCGATTGGTGAAGGCATGTGGGATTGCGACGCCCGCGCCGAATTGGACGATGTTGCTGACATGGTCGACAAGCGTTTGGCGGAGGTAGAAGAATCGGTCGACACGCTTGGCGGGCTCGCGTTCGTTCTGGCCGAGCAAGTCCCGACAGTTGGCACTGTGGTCGAGCACCCCAGTGGATGGCGCATTGAAATAACCGCTGCCGACGAAACGCATGTGAAGCGCATGCGTTTGCACCCTCCTGCAGAAAGCGCAGACGAGGGTAACGGCAAATAA
- the rimI gene encoding ribosomal protein S18-alanine N-acetyltransferase: MTGKSGDHIDKMMEVMEAAFDPQWGEAWNRRQLTDSLLMPHNRYRLIDANGDEPAEAAPAAGFSLIKTISGEEELLLIAIRPELRGSGLGRELLQKFIDDARKRGAAKIFLEMRANNPADKLYRSMGFEPIGRREQYYKAANGTRIDAITMALSL; the protein is encoded by the coding sequence ATGACGGGAAAATCGGGCGATCACATCGACAAGATGATGGAGGTGATGGAAGCGGCCTTTGATCCCCAATGGGGAGAAGCGTGGAATCGCCGCCAGCTGACGGACTCGTTATTGATGCCCCACAATCGCTACCGCCTGATTGATGCCAATGGTGATGAACCCGCGGAGGCTGCACCCGCGGCCGGGTTCTCCCTCATCAAGACAATCTCTGGTGAAGAAGAACTTTTACTCATCGCCATTCGCCCTGAACTTCGCGGAAGCGGGCTCGGAAGAGAACTGTTACAAAAGTTTATAGATGACGCGCGCAAGCGCGGAGCGGCCAAAATCTTCCTTGAGATGCGAGCGAACAATCCGGCCGACAAGCTGTACCGTTCCATGGGTTTTGAGCCGATCGGCAGACGAGAGCAGTACTACAAGGCAGCCAACGGCACCAGAATAGACGCCATTACAATGGCGTTATCGCTTTAG
- a CDS encoding peptidylprolyl isomerase, with product MADQKLTLSLDSGGDVVIKLRPDLAPGHVERITELAGEGFYDGVVFHRVIDGFMAQGGDPTGTGMSGSDKPDLKAEFNSEPHTEGTCSMARTQVPDSANSQFFICLADAHFLDGQYTVWGQVESGMEHVHALPKGEPPATPGTIVKATVA from the coding sequence ATGGCCGACCAAAAACTCACTCTTTCGCTCGATTCCGGTGGCGACGTCGTCATCAAATTGCGTCCCGATCTGGCGCCGGGCCATGTAGAGCGGATTACCGAGCTGGCCGGCGAAGGCTTCTATGATGGCGTGGTTTTCCACCGCGTGATTGACGGTTTCATGGCGCAGGGCGGGGATCCGACCGGTACCGGCATGAGCGGTAGCGACAAGCCCGATCTCAAGGCCGAGTTCAATTCTGAACCCCACACCGAAGGCACATGCTCGATGGCCCGCACACAGGTGCCCGATAGCGCGAACAGCCAGTTCTTTATCTGCCTTGCCGATGCACATTTCCTTGACGGCCAATACACCGTCTGGGGTCAGGTCGAGAGCGGCATGGAACATGTCCACGCTCTGCCAAAGGGCGAGCCACCAGCGACACCGGGCACAATTGTGAAGGCAACCGTCGCTTAA
- a CDS encoding MucR family transcriptional regulator, which translates to MEKFEDDMAETLITLTSDIVAAHVSNNNVDGEELPSLITNVYGALAGLGRDEDPVEERPEPAVSIRSSVKKDYIVCLEDGKKFKMLKRHLMTEYNMTPDEYRARWDLPSDYPMVAPSYSERRRDLAKKIGLGRKPGQKRGRKKKAA; encoded by the coding sequence ATGGAAAAATTTGAAGATGATATGGCGGAGACGCTAATTACGCTCACGTCCGATATCGTTGCTGCACATGTCAGCAACAACAATGTCGATGGCGAAGAACTGCCTTCACTGATTACCAATGTATACGGCGCATTGGCTGGACTTGGACGGGACGAGGACCCTGTCGAAGAACGGCCTGAGCCAGCGGTTTCTATCCGCTCGTCAGTCAAGAAGGACTATATTGTCTGTCTGGAAGACGGTAAGAAGTTCAAAATGCTCAAGCGTCATTTGATGACCGAGTATAATATGACACCGGACGAGTACCGCGCGCGCTGGGATCTTCCATCGGACTATCCGATGGTCGCACCAAGCTATTCGGAACGCCGCCGCGATCTTGCCAAGAAAATCGGCCTTGGCCGTAAGCCTGGCCAAAAACGCGGCCGCAAGAAAAAGGCGGCGTAA
- a CDS encoding malonic semialdehyde reductase, producing MTTQFHDNILSADALDQLFNEARTYNGWHDKDVSEAQIQKIYDLLKMAPTSANMQPVRLVWVRSEEEKAKLAEMASDGNKDKIRAAPVTVIIGYDIDFHEELPWLFPHADAKSWFEGDEEGRKEGAARNSALQGAYLIMAARAIGLDCGPMSGIDLDEVTDEYFGDDPKVKADWVCSIGYGDPSTIFDRSPRPDFEKFNRVV from the coding sequence ATGACCACACAATTTCACGACAACATTCTGTCGGCAGACGCGCTCGATCAACTATTCAACGAAGCGCGCACGTATAATGGCTGGCACGACAAAGACGTCTCCGAAGCGCAGATACAGAAAATTTACGATCTGCTGAAGATGGCGCCAACCTCCGCCAATATGCAACCAGTCCGTCTGGTGTGGGTCCGATCCGAAGAAGAAAAGGCGAAGCTTGCCGAAATGGCGTCCGATGGAAATAAGGACAAAATCAGAGCGGCACCGGTAACTGTAATTATCGGGTACGATATCGACTTTCATGAAGAGCTACCGTGGCTGTTTCCGCATGCGGACGCCAAGAGCTGGTTCGAAGGCGACGAAGAAGGACGCAAGGAAGGCGCAGCGCGCAATTCTGCCTTGCAGGGTGCCTATCTGATCATGGCTGCACGAGCCATCGGCCTCGATTGCGGACCAATGTCGGGCATTGATCTCGACGAAGTGACGGACGAATATTTTGGCGACGATCCGAAGGTTAAGGCCGATTGGGTTTGCTCCATCGGCTATGGCGATCCGTCGACAATCTTCGACCGCAGCCCCCGGCCAGACTTTGAAAAGTTCAACCGCGTCGTCTGA
- the tsaB gene encoding tRNA (adenosine(37)-N6)-threonylcarbamoyltransferase complex dimerization subunit type 1 TsaB yields the protein MKKPMRTLAIDCATEACSVALFEDDTLIANTHAVLGRGHAERLVPMIAALPDKGKAHRILVSRGPGSFTGVRIGVATARALAYAWTAEIAGYPTLALVAAMARAEHGEVPVLSCMTGGHGEWFVQPFGASGKPAADHASVKPADAAQSFEIDLIAGSQAQAFVAERGHGIALSLLPDASHALSIPTTLLSPNTAPIYGRAPDAKLPTKTS from the coding sequence ATGAAAAAACCGATGCGGACATTGGCAATCGATTGCGCGACCGAAGCCTGCTCGGTCGCGCTATTCGAAGACGACACTCTCATCGCCAATACTCACGCCGTATTGGGGCGCGGCCATGCAGAACGGCTGGTGCCGATGATCGCAGCGCTTCCGGACAAAGGAAAAGCGCACCGGATTCTCGTCTCACGCGGTCCGGGCAGCTTTACCGGCGTGCGCATCGGCGTCGCGACCGCGCGGGCTCTCGCTTACGCTTGGACCGCAGAAATTGCCGGGTATCCCACACTCGCACTGGTCGCTGCTATGGCTCGTGCAGAGCATGGGGAGGTGCCAGTGCTTTCGTGCATGACCGGCGGGCATGGAGAGTGGTTCGTGCAGCCCTTCGGCGCAAGCGGCAAACCTGCTGCGGACCACGCGTCGGTCAAACCTGCGGATGCGGCGCAATCTTTTGAAATCGATCTGATTGCCGGATCGCAGGCCCAGGCTTTCGTGGCCGAGCGCGGCCACGGCATAGCGCTCAGCCTGCTGCCCGATGCAAGCCACGCGCTCTCCATTCCAACCACACTTCTTTCCCCCAACACCGCGCCAATCTATGGCCGTGCGCCCGACGCCAAATTGCCTACAAAGACGTCATGA
- a CDS encoding LysR substrate-binding domain-containing protein, whose amino-acid sequence MPTRRLPPLRALEAFMRTVRLGSARAAADELGLSPSALSRRIANLEEFTGKKLFTRAKQAMQLTDEGQAFHDAIAEPLDALAMAIENQSENLSLLRLRLGVLPLFGSQRLFPHLGELRKRHPLLHIDIDTGPHLDDRVGDTLDAAIILSRGPDTGLHAVRLDHNMVHAICSTEIAKALGPSPDIEKLAKQTFLIHNELPASFEAWKQALGLDAMDPAAIDHYDSGQLMLEAAAQGLGIAIMHDDHMKRAADNRLAHLFDIEVESPYSYWFICKPTALESRPVRLFHDWLVRTGL is encoded by the coding sequence ATGCCAACTCGCCGCTTGCCGCCTCTTCGCGCACTCGAAGCCTTCATGCGCACGGTGCGCTTGGGGTCTGCGCGCGCGGCAGCGGATGAGCTTGGGCTGAGCCCCTCTGCTTTGTCCCGGCGGATCGCGAATCTCGAAGAATTTACCGGCAAAAAACTGTTCACCCGCGCCAAGCAAGCGATGCAACTGACCGATGAAGGTCAGGCATTTCATGATGCCATCGCTGAGCCCCTCGACGCGCTTGCGATGGCAATTGAAAACCAGTCCGAAAATCTGTCGCTGCTGCGTCTAAGACTCGGTGTATTGCCCCTGTTCGGTAGCCAGCGCCTGTTCCCGCATCTCGGCGAGCTGCGCAAACGCCACCCATTGCTCCATATCGATATCGACACCGGACCGCATCTGGATGACCGCGTTGGCGATACGCTGGACGCCGCGATTATCCTGTCGCGCGGCCCCGACACGGGACTGCATGCCGTCAGACTTGATCACAATATGGTGCACGCGATTTGCAGCACGGAGATCGCCAAAGCCCTCGGCCCCTCGCCCGATATCGAGAAGCTGGCGAAGCAAACCTTCCTGATCCACAACGAGCTTCCCGCAAGTTTCGAAGCCTGGAAGCAAGCACTGGGTCTTGATGCGATGGATCCCGCTGCGATCGACCATTACGATTCCGGTCAATTGATGCTGGAAGCCGCCGCACAGGGCCTGGGCATTGCGATCATGCATGACGACCATATGAAACGCGCCGCCGACAACCGCCTCGCGCATCTGTTCGATATCGAGGTCGAGAGTCCTTACAGCTATTGGTTCATCTGCAAGCCGACCGCGCTCGAATCGCGCCCGGTCCGGCTGTTCCACGACTGGCTCGTTCGAACGGGACTTTAG
- the miaB gene encoding tRNA (N6-isopentenyl adenosine(37)-C2)-methylthiotransferase MiaB: MQKTAPPKTYRVKSFGCQMNVYDGERMAEMLAEKGITEALEGEDADLVVLNTCHIREKAAEKVYSDIGRLTKGKTQKKAPMIAVAGCVAQAEGEEIMERAPAVSMVVGPQAYHRLPGMIDNAVNGVRSTDTDMPADAKFAELPSRRKVSPGSFLTIQEGCDKFCTYCVVPYTRGAEISRPYSALVDEAKKLVEAGAKEITLLGQNVSAWTGEDEAGRKIGMAGLIRALAKDPDLKRIRYTTSHPADMDDELIDTHGEIEKLMPYLHLPVQSGNDRVLKAMNRSHTAESYLKLLERFRAARPDLALSGDFIVGFPGETDAEFEDTLKIVDEVRYAQAYSFKYSPRPGTPAATMDDQVPLEVMDERLQRLQASLRRDQQAFNDASVGKTCEVLVERKGKLDGQWLGKSPWLQSVHFTGDVQIGDLAQVELIQAGQQSLGGRLLETVLA, from the coding sequence ATGCAAAAGACCGCGCCTCCCAAGACCTACCGGGTCAAAAGCTTTGGCTGCCAGATGAACGTCTACGACGGCGAGCGGATGGCCGAAATGCTGGCCGAGAAGGGCATCACCGAAGCCCTTGAGGGCGAAGACGCCGATCTGGTTGTGCTCAACACATGCCATATTCGCGAGAAGGCGGCGGAGAAAGTCTATTCGGATATTGGCCGCCTGACCAAAGGCAAGACGCAGAAGAAAGCGCCAATGATCGCGGTCGCTGGCTGCGTTGCGCAGGCCGAAGGCGAAGAGATTATGGAACGCGCGCCGGCTGTGTCGATGGTCGTCGGCCCGCAAGCCTATCATCGCCTTCCCGGCATGATCGACAATGCCGTCAACGGTGTCCGTTCCACCGATACCGATATGCCTGCGGATGCGAAATTTGCCGAGCTACCCAGCCGCCGCAAAGTGTCGCCTGGTAGTTTCCTGACCATCCAAGAAGGCTGTGACAAATTCTGCACCTATTGCGTAGTACCTTACACGCGCGGTGCAGAGATCTCTCGTCCTTACAGTGCCTTGGTTGATGAAGCGAAAAAGCTGGTGGAAGCCGGCGCAAAAGAAATCACTCTGCTGGGCCAGAATGTCAGCGCATGGACTGGCGAAGACGAAGCAGGCCGCAAAATCGGCATGGCGGGCCTGATCCGCGCTCTCGCTAAAGACCCTGACCTCAAGCGCATCCGCTACACGACTAGCCATCCCGCCGATATGGATGACGAGCTGATCGATACGCATGGCGAGATCGAGAAGCTGATGCCCTATCTGCATCTGCCCGTGCAAAGCGGCAATGACCGCGTGCTGAAAGCGATGAACCGCAGTCACACGGCGGAGAGCTATCTCAAATTGCTCGAACGCTTCCGTGCGGCCCGGCCCGATCTGGCGCTGTCGGGCGATTTCATTGTCGGCTTCCCCGGCGAAACCGATGCCGAGTTCGAAGACACGCTCAAGATCGTCGACGAAGTTCGCTATGCGCAGGCCTATAGCTTCAAATACTCGCCCCGCCCCGGCACGCCCGCCGCAACGATGGACGATCAGGTTCCGCTCGAAGTGATGGACGAACGCCTCCAGCGCCTCCAAGCTTCACTCCGCCGCGACCAGCAAGCCTTCAACGACGCCAGCGTCGGGAAGACCTGCGAAGTGCTGGTAGAACGCAAAGGCAAGCTCGACGGCCAATGGCTCGGCAAATCGCCATGGCTCCAATCGGTCCACTTCACCGGTGATGTGCAAATCGGTGATCTGGCGCAGGTTGAGCTCATCCAGGCTGGCCAGCAATCTCTCGGCGGGCGCCTGTTGGAAACCGTACTAGCCTGA
- a CDS encoding lysophospholipid acyltransferase family protein, whose product MIGWVRFTLRVLALIVLLIVFVPLHYIYRILKYGSPFPMLFLRYAARVSGAKVRKIGTPLRRDVFFVANHVSWLDILALAGASGTAFVAKAELAEVPVIGWLCSLNRTVHVKRENRSGVAEQINALREALEDNWSVTVFPEGTTTDGQSLLPFKTSMLSVLEPPPKDVLVQPVLIDYGPVAEEIGWVGNESGVNNAKRILSRKGTFELKLHFLEPFSPEEFRGRKAIGARARAAIEAALLSSLDKPLREFKHDVVPIRYAAPKDVRDREPVEDA is encoded by the coding sequence ATGATAGGATGGGTGCGCTTCACACTGCGCGTATTGGCTCTCATTGTGCTGCTGATCGTCTTCGTTCCGCTCCATTATATCTACCGCATTTTGAAATACGGGTCGCCCTTCCCCATGTTGTTCTTGCGCTATGCCGCGCGCGTCAGCGGGGCCAAGGTTCGCAAGATCGGCACGCCGCTGCGGCGCGATGTGTTCTTCGTCGCCAACCATGTGTCATGGCTCGATATTCTTGCACTCGCAGGGGCGAGCGGAACGGCATTCGTGGCCAAGGCGGAATTGGCAGAAGTGCCCGTTATCGGCTGGCTGTGTAGCCTCAACCGCACCGTCCACGTCAAACGCGAAAACCGGTCGGGCGTAGCCGAACAGATCAATGCATTGCGTGAAGCTTTGGAAGACAATTGGTCGGTCACGGTATTTCCTGAGGGAACGACAACTGACGGACAATCGCTACTGCCCTTTAAAACATCCATGCTCAGCGTGCTCGAACCGCCTCCCAAAGACGTGCTCGTGCAACCGGTGCTGATTGATTACGGACCGGTGGCAGAGGAAATCGGCTGGGTTGGCAATGAAAGCGGTGTCAACAACGCCAAGCGCATCCTGTCACGCAAAGGCACGTTCGAGCTAAAACTGCATTTTCTCGAGCCTTTCAGCCCCGAAGAATTCCGCGGACGCAAAGCTATAGGAGCAAGGGCAAGAGCAGCCATCGAAGCGGCCTTGCTATCGTCACTCGACAAGCCGTTGCGCGAATTCAAGCACGACGTTGTCCCGATCCGCTACGCCGCGCCGAAGGATGTGCGGGACCGGGAACCTGTAGAGGACGCCTAG
- a CDS encoding PhoH family protein, with the protein MARKTSSAAPALSSPPVPQREIRRAQVDMNFENQSLLVPLFGQFDANLVQIENRLGVFISARGDTLHLEGPEDSVARARDVLQALYDRLAQGQDLDAGAIESVIAMSNEPTLDGIVNGDKNIPPIMIRTRRKTIVPRSKMQASYMQQLARDDVIFALGPAGTGKTYVAVAQAVSQLITGSVQRLILSRPAVEAGEKLGFLPGDMKDKVDPYLRPLYDALFDCMPPEQVERRIESGEIEIAPIAFMRGRTLADAFVILDEAQNTTKEQMKMFLTRFGQNSRMVVCGDPKQVDIPGGDRMSGLADAVHKLENVDGIGVTRFTRADVVRHPIVGRIVEAYEGPDA; encoded by the coding sequence ATGGCTCGTAAAACTTCGAGCGCCGCACCGGCGCTCTCATCACCGCCCGTCCCCCAGCGCGAGATTCGCCGCGCTCAGGTGGATATGAATTTCGAAAACCAGTCGCTGCTGGTTCCGCTTTTCGGACAGTTTGACGCCAATCTGGTGCAGATCGAGAACCGCCTCGGCGTATTTATCTCTGCGCGCGGCGATACGCTGCATCTGGAGGGACCGGAAGACAGCGTCGCCCGTGCGCGTGATGTGCTGCAGGCATTGTACGACCGGCTTGCGCAAGGACAGGACCTGGACGCTGGCGCCATCGAATCCGTCATCGCTATGTCGAACGAGCCGACGCTCGATGGCATCGTGAACGGGGACAAAAACATTCCGCCCATCATGATCCGCACCCGGCGCAAGACCATCGTTCCGCGCTCCAAAATGCAGGCCAGCTATATGCAGCAGCTTGCGCGTGACGATGTAATCTTCGCGCTTGGTCCTGCGGGTACCGGCAAGACCTATGTTGCAGTGGCGCAAGCCGTGAGCCAGCTGATCACCGGCAGCGTTCAACGCTTGATCCTGTCGCGGCCAGCGGTTGAAGCGGGCGAAAAACTCGGCTTTCTACCGGGTGATATGAAGGACAAGGTCGATCCCTATCTGCGCCCTCTCTACGATGCGCTGTTCGATTGTATGCCGCCCGAGCAAGTTGAGCGCCGGATCGAAAGCGGCGAGATTGAAATTGCTCCCATCGCTTTTATGCGCGGACGCACCCTAGCCGATGCATTTGTGATTTTGGACGAGGCCCAGAACACCACCAAGGAACAGATGAAAATGTTTCTCACCCGCTTCGGCCAGAACAGCCGGATGGTGGTGTGCGGTGATCCAAAGCAAGTCGATATCCCGGGCGGTGACAGGATGTCTGGCTTGGCCGATGCGGTTCATAAGCTGGAGAATGTCGACGGTATCGGCGTGACCCGCTTCACCCGCGCCGACGTGGTACGGCACCCCATCGTGGGCCGCATTGTAGAGGCGTATGAGGGGCCGGATGCGTAA
- the ybeY gene encoding rRNA maturation RNase YbeY encodes MDLEIDIEGWPDDEWETLAERATRAAAIVATELANTRLSTSLLFTTDTEVHTLNREWRERDKPTNVLSFPMLSRDELLNLAPNGPPVILGDLALAYETCKHEAEGKNIPLAHHAAHLIVHGLLHLAGHDHEISTEHAEHMEGLEIQALASMGIADPYGDRDE; translated from the coding sequence ATGGATTTGGAAATCGACATTGAAGGTTGGCCCGATGATGAATGGGAAACGCTGGCAGAACGCGCTACTCGCGCTGCCGCGATTGTAGCCACCGAACTCGCCAATACCCGCCTCTCGACCAGCCTGCTCTTCACGACAGACACTGAAGTCCACACTCTCAACCGCGAATGGCGCGAGCGGGACAAGCCGACCAACGTCCTGTCCTTCCCGATGCTTAGCCGAGACGAACTGCTCAATCTCGCGCCGAATGGTCCTCCTGTTATACTCGGTGATCTCGCGCTTGCTTACGAAACCTGCAAGCATGAGGCCGAGGGAAAGAACATCCCACTCGCACACCACGCGGCCCACCTCATAGTTCACGGGCTGCTCCACCTCGCGGGCCACGACCACGAGATATCCACCGAACATGCCGAGCATATGGAGGGATTGGAGATTCAGGCCCTTGCGAGTATGGGGATAGCAGACCCATATGGGGATCGAGACGAATGA